A single genomic interval of Hafnia alvei harbors:
- a CDS encoding helix-turn-helix domain-containing protein: MNDDKRHNKISIITDNEYLKLGLFSLLDDLDPKIIVNKAIFIDVDSLKLMSDLGTILKNAYANRISVILICSAGDMSMVLERLPHIDINASLSVWMKDMPSLLRSSLTYYFIKEFNDLICVKKLGSMKMAIILMANKGWTFSLIARTLRISHKTLYRYTGGLVSYFNVKNINFLFYFLRARFPPSYFDSRFGDYSPRTPLMSFVAGKVIPKNPVRIAPHSTQP, translated from the coding sequence ATGAATGATGACAAGAGACACAACAAGATTTCCATTATCACGGATAACGAATACCTAAAGTTAGGTCTATTCTCCTTACTTGATGATCTTGACCCAAAAATCATCGTCAATAAGGCTATTTTTATCGATGTTGATAGTTTGAAACTTATGTCAGATCTCGGGACTATTTTAAAAAATGCCTATGCCAATCGAATATCGGTGATCCTTATTTGTTCAGCCGGAGATATGTCGATGGTATTAGAACGATTACCCCATATCGACATTAATGCTTCGCTGTCGGTTTGGATGAAGGATATGCCATCCCTACTGAGGTCAAGTTTAACCTATTACTTCATCAAAGAGTTCAACGATCTTATTTGCGTTAAAAAGCTAGGTTCGATGAAGATGGCGATTATTCTTATGGCTAACAAAGGATGGACATTCAGCCTGATAGCCAGAACGCTCAGAATTTCGCATAAAACGCTTTACCGCTATACGGGTGGACTCGTCTCATATTTTAATGTGAAAAATATCAACTTCTTATTTTATTTTCTGAGGGCAAGATTCCCTCCCTCATATTTTGATTCGCGTTTTGGTGACTATTCGCCAAGAACGCCGCTGATGTCATTTGTTGCAGGGAAAGTTATCCCAAAGAACCCTGTGCGAATCGCACCACACTCGACCCAACCGTAG
- the radC gene encoding DNA repair protein RadC: MEQQLPLFARELAPTDQQTIRTALTLLERQLREPGASFTSTTAARDWLRLQLATSEQEEFIVLFLDNQNRLITHETLFTGTINHTQIYPREVVKSGLKHNAAAIIVAHNHPSHEAEPSHADRQITARLKQALDLVEIRLLDHWVIGGMAVVSFTERGWL, from the coding sequence ATGGAACAACAGTTACCGCTGTTTGCCCGCGAATTAGCCCCCACCGACCAGCAGACCATCCGGACGGCATTAACCCTGCTGGAGCGTCAGTTACGCGAACCCGGCGCGTCATTTACTTCCACCACCGCCGCACGTGACTGGCTACGCCTGCAGCTTGCCACGTCTGAACAGGAAGAATTTATCGTGCTCTTTCTGGATAACCAGAACCGTCTCATTACCCACGAAACCCTCTTTACCGGCACTATCAACCATACCCAAATCTATCCCCGCGAAGTCGTGAAGTCTGGCCTAAAGCATAATGCAGCGGCCATTATCGTGGCCCATAACCATCCTTCCCATGAAGCAGAACCCAGCCACGCGGACCGCCAGATAACAGCACGGCTCAAGCAGGCACTGGATCTCGTCGAAATACGTCTGCTTGACCATTGGGTTATCGGTGGCATGGCGGTTGTGTCATTCACGGAACGGGGATGGCTGTAG
- a CDS encoding DUF5983 family protein, whose translation MLSLTIEADAVNILALNMGRIVVDIDGINLSALIKAINNNGCTLMLASEPACEAASPENCGPLTTEQGLEILIRWLKDNIDADSTIIFDNDDDRTDSAALLPCIVRALADIRQRQIMNGQ comes from the coding sequence ATGCTGTCCCTGACTATAGAAGCCGATGCCGTCAATATACTGGCCCTCAACATGGGCCGAATAGTCGTCGATATTGACGGTATCAATCTGTCTGCCCTCATCAAGGCTATCAATAACAACGGTTGTACATTGATGCTGGCGAGCGAACCTGCGTGTGAGGCGGCAAGTCCTGAAAACTGCGGGCCATTAACGACGGAACAAGGACTTGAAATCTTAATACGCTGGCTTAAAGACAACATTGACGCTGATTCAACGATTATCTTCGACAACGATGACGACCGTACTGACTCAGCAGCGCTATTGCCTTGTATCGTGCGCGCTTTAGCCGATATACGCCAACGTCAAATCATGAACGGTCAATGA
- a CDS encoding DUF987 domain-containing protein, with protein MRIISKRQAMAIYRQHPESRLFRFCTGKYKWSGNICHYAGQDIQDISGVLAVFAERRQDHNGPYVVLRSVTLN; from the coding sequence ATGAGAATTATCAGTAAACGTCAAGCCATGGCGATATACCGCCAGCATCCAGAGTCTCGGTTGTTTCGCTTCTGTACCGGTAAATACAAATGGAGCGGCAACATCTGCCACTATGCCGGTCAGGATATCCAAGATATCAGTGGTGTGCTCGCCGTGTTCGCTGAACGCCGTCAGGACCACAACGGCCCGTATGTCGTATTACGCAGCGTCACGCTCAATTAA
- a CDS encoding DUF932 domain-containing protein, producing MRLARRFGTVNQIRRDRPLTHEELMHYVPSVFGEDKHTSRSDKYTFIPTITLLENLQREGFEPFFACQSRVRDPSRREHTKHLLRLRRAGQINGQQVPEIIILNSHGGESSFQLIPGYFRSVCTNSLVCGQSLGEIRVPHRGNVVEKVIEGAYEVLGIFDQVEEKREAMQSLMLPPLAQQALAKASLMYRFGEEHQPVTTLQILTPRRYEDRKDDLWSVFNRCQENLLKGGLPGRSAKGKRSHTRAVNGIDGDVKLNRALWLMAENMMDLLNQ from the coding sequence CGTTTTGGCACAGTGAATCAAATCCGCCGTGACCGTCCATTAACCCATGAAGAGCTGATGCATTACGTTCCCAGCGTCTTCGGGGAAGACAAGCACACTTCCCGAAGCGACAAGTATACCTTCATACCGACCATCACCTTACTGGAGAACCTTCAGCGCGAAGGTTTTGAGCCTTTCTTTGCCTGTCAGTCGCGGGTGCGTGACCCAAGCCGTCGTGAGCACACCAAGCATCTGCTGCGCCTACGTCGTGCCGGGCAGATAAACGGCCAACAGGTCCCTGAAATCATCATTTTGAACAGTCATGGTGGCGAGTCTAGTTTCCAGTTAATACCGGGATACTTTAGAAGTGTCTGTACTAATAGCCTCGTCTGCGGTCAGTCATTGGGTGAAATCCGTGTTCCACATCGGGGCAATGTGGTGGAAAAAGTCATTGAAGGGGCTTATGAGGTGCTGGGCATTTTTGACCAGGTGGAGGAGAAGCGTGAAGCCATGCAATCGCTAATGTTACCGCCGCTAGCACAGCAGGCGCTGGCGAAAGCATCTCTGATGTACCGTTTTGGTGAGGAGCATCAACCAGTAACGACATTGCAGATACTGACACCGCGCCGGTATGAAGACCGGAAAGACGACCTATGGTCGGTTTTTAATCGCTGCCAGGAAAACTTGCTCAAAGGTGGCCTCCCCGGACGCAGCGCAAAGGGGAAACGCAGCCACACCCGCGCCGTGAACGGCATTGATGGTGACGTGAAGTTAAACCGTGCGCTCTGGCTGATGGCCGAGAACATGATGGACCTATTGAACCAGTAA
- a CDS encoding antirestriction protein, whose protein sequence is MTDINSNDMLISVSPSATDNLTATRVSDEQRPAFWPQHFGHIPQWIVLEPRIFSWMDRLCADYPGGIWNFYTLSNGGAFMAPEPDEDSDETWTLFSSMNGNGAEMSTEAAGIAVCLIAYSHHACRTECDAMTEHYYRLRDYALSHPECNAIMRIID, encoded by the coding sequence ATGACCGATATCAACAGTAACGACATGCTCATATCAGTATCACCATCAGCCACTGACAACCTGACCGCTACACGCGTCTCAGACGAACAACGCCCTGCCTTCTGGCCGCAGCACTTCGGGCACATTCCGCAGTGGATAGTGCTGGAGCCACGCATATTTAGCTGGATGGACCGACTATGTGCTGATTATCCCGGCGGCATCTGGAACTTTTACACGCTCAGCAACGGCGGGGCGTTTATGGCGCCCGAGCCTGATGAGGACAGCGATGAGACGTGGACACTGTTCAGCAGCATGAATGGCAACGGCGCAGAGATGAGCACAGAAGCCGCTGGCATTGCAGTCTGTCTTATTGCTTACAGCCACCATGCCTGCCGTACGGAATGCGATGCCATGACGGAACACTATTATCGCCTGCGGGACTATGCCCTGAGCCATCCAGAATGTAACGCCATCATGCGCATCATCGACTGA
- a CDS encoding type IV toxin-antitoxin system YeeU family antitoxin: MSNKTPPVNHDISEPWWGLSPTVTPCFGARLVQEDNRLHYLADRASITGKFSDADLRHLDQAFPVLLKQLELMLKSSELSPHHQHCVMLYAKGLTCDADTLGSHGYLYIAIYPTPTQAQPGG, from the coding sequence TTGTCGAATAAAACACCGCCAGTAAACCATGATATTTCTGAGCCCTGGTGGGGACTTAGCCCCACCGTCACGCCGTGCTTTGGTGCCCGACTGGTACAGGAAGACAACCGTCTGCATTACTTGGCTGACCGCGCCAGCATCACTGGTAAATTCAGCGACGCGGATTTACGCCACCTCGACCAGGCGTTTCCGGTACTGCTTAAACAGCTGGAATTAATGCTCAAAAGTAGTGAACTCAGTCCGCACCATCAGCACTGTGTCATGCTGTATGCCAAAGGGCTGACCTGTGATGCAGATACCCTCGGTTCGCATGGCTACCTTTATATCGCGATTTACCCGACGCCAACTCAAGCGCAACCCGGAGGCTAA